The Pomacea canaliculata isolate SZHN2017 linkage group LG14, ASM307304v1, whole genome shotgun sequence genomic sequence cTGGTTGAATCTTTATGATCATTTGTcataatagttttaaatattaaatatgaaaCATCTTCAGTAAAGCAAGACTCTGAAAGTATTGCAACACCTAAAGTTTGCTTCATAACAGCATGTAGGAGGATTTTCAACATAGCATTACAATCATCACTTTGTACAACTTTATGCTGGAGTCAgctgaagaaaatggaagacaTTTCCAGTGCACACCAAGCTTTTGATTTGTCTTTAATAAAATCTATGCCTCCTGCTGACAAATTTCAGAGAAGATATGGACATGCCATTTTTGGGAGTTTAGTATATTCTGTTTTGCATTCACTTTTCTGGATTTATGAGTGTCTTAAAAAGATACAGCAGCCAGAGACCACTTCTCGTTTTAATTTTAGGATATCTTTCAGGAAAAAGTTTGATAATTTCACTTTATTACCCTTATGCAGGAGAATTCTTGGAAGTTTAGCACAGAAAGTAGCTCCTCAAATGGAAATTTTGAATTTAGTGAAACATCAAGATTTTACCGTTTATCTGGACACTGTTAAGCAGAGTAATCTAGTTTATTCTCACGTATTGTGCAAGACTCATTCAGTTCTCACAGTATTGGCAAAACTATACTCCGAAATGCCAACTGCTTGGTTAGCGTATGTTGTGGTGTCAGTGGGTCATGAACACGCAAGTGTCtcaacttttcttctttgttggtGTGTGATAGATATGTAGACATCAGCCATTTTTTGTAGCCATTTGTGTAATTGTTAGCTTCTGGAAGACGATTGTTAAatttatgtgtgcgtgcgtgcgaatATCAGTAATGTGCAGGAGAGTGCATCagtgatgtaaaataaaattttgaatattCCTGTtttgtctgtatatatatatatagggaagCGTGTCTGCTACAAGGCAGTAAAttagaaattcttttttatagGTGCTAGTCTAGAGGATTTGTGGCAAGATCGCCCATTGgcagataaaaaagataaagcagctgttttaattaaaaccatACTAGAACATCCTGATCGGCTATCAACAGTCTAGTCTTCATAGCTGgactgacaacaacaataaccaaGACTACAAAGACTTAGAGCaataaaactactttttttaaaatctcagtTGGTTaccattgaaaaaaatcagtctcATGCAACTGGTTCGGCATAGAATGCAGTGTACAAtccttattaaaaataaatatacagcaaTATTTATAGCATAGCAAAAATCGATGAATTTAAAGGGTCAACaagagtgcaacatttttttctctatgcatggtttagtttaattttaaacattaaatccCAAAATAAGAGTGTATAATCAAGCTTAATTTGTAAGACTTCGGCATTCTTACATGCTGCTCGCAAAGCAGAAAAACTTTGTACACGGAAGAAGGGTTATACAATTGAGGTATCAATAGCACCACATTCTGACTGTAAACGTCATCATGTCTTCGTAAGTTttgctttataaaggatttcTTTGCTTCTCTCTTTGGTCAGCTCATGGAGACACTATTTTTAGATATAccttcactttcactttctgCCTTTTGACAATTCCAGGTGTAATTAGGAGAAAGAAATTAGCATAAAAGTTCTCGTCCCTTTTTGTCGCACAATACCACCAGAACATATTGTTGCGATTCTCTATGCTCTATTGCCAGTGATTTTCCTGATTAACCTACTAATTCGCAATGTTCTTAGATTCTTGgtcatatgcacacacatctTGTGTCTGGTTCACTCTATCAAGAAAGCGATAAATTTTAGTATAAAATCTCAAACACACATTCTAAAATTCTTGCAATAGTTCTAGTTGTTAACAAAGGCTTCTTGAACATACTCCGACTGAATTATTTGGACCTATGGAAAGCTTTCAACAGCGTCTGTACAAATATGTCTCGAAGCCACAACAACACAGTTTGTTTTCGTCTGTCAGTCAAAAGTCAAAGTCTAAATTTCACTAGGATTAGTTTATGTTGTagttcttattattttcataaaataggTCAATCAAATGTTACTGCTCAACTTTTGAATGACGTGTGCACAGGTATGTGAGCTCTTATTAGTTGAGTGTAACATAATTTAGTGTTTATTGATACTGTATAAATTCTTATATGAGGCATGCTCCAGTCTAACCTTGAACTGAATCTTAAATCAGATATTCTATTTCTGAGCTCAGATTTGTGTctggaaaagacaaagaagcagCCAACTGCTTCATTCAGCATCACCGATGCGACACAGTGTCTCTACTacgaaaataaaagattatctGCCTGAGGCAATGCGCTGGTGATGTCACCACGACTCAGCGACTGCGTCACGCCCTCGTCTGGCGGCCAGGCAGTCCATCATCGCGACGACTTTGATGGTCAATAGTTCTCCGTCCTCACTTCAATGACTGGATGTGACTGACCACTCTGAACCCAAGCACCAGAGAAAGTGGGATTCTGGGACCAGTTTCCCTGATTCTGCTGGGGATTCCAAGGACCTGACGATGATGGCGATGACTGGAAGTCATTCCAGCTGGGTGGTGGTGGCCTGCAGATCTGAGAGGGTCCTCTGTTAAATGCTGGTCCTGAACCAAAGACAGGAGGAGCTTGCTGACTAAAACCACCAACAAAATGGGGAGCACCATTCTGAAAAAAGGGCTGCACTGCCGCTGGTGGTGGATTATGGCAGAAGTTGAAGTATGCAGGGGGAGGTATATTCACAGACGGCTGTGGTCGGTTGTGACTGGTGAGGTAAGACTGTGAGCGACAAAAGTGTCTGCTTCGCTGCATGATGTGGAACAAGGTGGAGCTGAGAACACAGGCCCACTCAGCATGCCTTGTTCAAATGCCCTGCGCCAATGGCCTTGGTTATTGTTAGTTGTGTCTGGTAGTCCATCATGTCTTAAGGACATTCTAGGACTGTTGCAAGAAAATCTTTTAGAGAAGCGATCTGAAGGGAGCCATTGACCACTGGGAGCTGAAGGTCCTCCAGAACTTGTCTGCGATATATCTGTACAAGATGAAAGAAGgcaaaaaataaggaaacaatAAAAGCACTTTAGAAATAGTTTAAGAAAACTCCAGACATTCTGGACTGGCACTAACAACTATGCCAAATCACACCATTGTAGTGAAACAAGACTAACACCTACAATAACACTAACCATGTCTGCTGGGTATGGTTTGTATGCCAAATCACACTACATGCAGTGAAAGAAGAATAACACCATCTTTTGATATATATCATGTCGTCTGGGTATGGAACATACAGAAATAATCTTAGCTGTTAGTTGATTGTGATAAAACTGCTTTCTGGACACTAGGAGGCAACAAAATATGACAATGTAGGTAAATAAGGAGAGACTTGCATGGTAGTGCACCTCTCGTTACCACCTGTTCGTTAGTGTAACAGTATCCTTGAAAGACTGTAAGAGTATCAAGGTCAGTGGGGCAGCCAGGATCATTgcatttactgtattttatgtttattcattttaatggCTTCACCTTGATGGATTTCCTTGATGCTATCATGTTAAGTTTTGACTAGACGTTATTTGTGAAATTCTTACAAAATTTGCTACAATAGCTTATTTCTCTTAAGCCTGTTGAGGTAAGTCTTTTGGACTTTGATGAGTTTTTATTCAGATTGTTTTACTTGGTTTTTGTCTTGTGATGCAAATTAAGCACAATCTGATGTCTAATATAAGTTTGTAGGTGAATGAATGTTAAGATatcaatgacaatttttttctgtcccgATTTGATGTTTCCCTTCTAGTTGGCGCCAGATCTTGCCGAGACTTCCAAAAGGTCAgaagaatgcaaaaatatagAATGCAACTGCTAGAGATTGAGTTTCTTTTATGGGTTAATTATGAATGTAGGTAAATGTATATGTTTTATAGCTGTAATGTGtctcattcattttattttgctgacgAATTTTTGacacccacttttttttttagttcagattttgttggtgttttatctCCTCCAAAAGCAACTGTAGAGCGACAGTAATTAGCTCTCACTTTTTATCTTTGATATGAAGCTCTATTCAATTTCTTACCTCTATGATTCTTTTTCCTCTGATTCCTGCAAAAGAATAATTGTTACTCATTACCAAAACATATATTAAGCAAAACATAAGATGTCCCTGTTAAATCTCACCTAAAGTCTGCGAAATTCTACTTTTGAATGTTCATCAATTATCAGTATTtaactttcattaaaaaaaattccaactAGCACATAACATACTTATGATAGATTTTAGAAAAGTTGTGTATGTGGTGTATTGTGCGGGTTTTAGGAGCCTTCTATAAAGGCCAAAgcattcaataataaaaatgtgcaacTGGCCACATAACTATTAGTATTATCACTTTGATCAAAGCCTGGGTACTCAGGCTACTGGAATGGGTTAGGGTAAGGCACTGGAATTGATCTTCATGACCTCAAGCTAATGCACATCTTTATCCTTGTTTAGGGAAaaagcttctttctttctttttttttttctttttcgtgcAGACCATGATGTCTAGATTTAAATTTGATCCaaacttattttattcattgataataaatatcaataagATATacttaaaaagataaatttatacAGACAATGTGGCTGAAATGAGCTGTGCTTACCTGAGCTTTTTTTCACCAGTCGGTGCAGATGTACGGCTGCTTTCTGGCGAATCTTGAGCCTCTTTTGCTTCAGCCTCACACCGTCCTCTGCGCTTGGCCTTGGCTCTGCGTTCCTCCTCATCATCGGAATATTCAATCATCTGCTCATTCAACACAAACAGTATCCATCACACCAGGACTGTTTTTTACCCAGCCCTTTAAGGGTTAAATACCTATTAACTATTTCCTAGGATTTCACGTGTGCAGAAGCAGACTTCTTAATAATCAAGGCTTGTTTCACACATTGTAATGCGATCAGAACAGCGTCACAAAACACATTGCGCAGTTCGTAAATAAATaggggaagaaactgttggtaccTTAAGGCATTGGTCTATAAATTACTTCCCGTATGAAATAGTCACCCAATCTGGtattttgtcatatttgaaAGTGGGCAACATCTCAATTTATCAATGCCATATTTGAGACTGTGGCAGTTACTCAATTTGACATGAATTTGTACTGCAATAGccaaaaatgataagaaaatatttgaaatatttgaagtctaatgtatattctaataaaatatttggcaCTTTATGTTGGtatgttgtgtatttttttttaatttctacctTATAACCTACTTTTATGACAGGAGCTCTCTGTTTTATACAGtcaccatttttcatttgaatttagcacaagcaaacaaaaactatacCTCTTGCAAATTCCATCACTTAACgtttaaaaaatgctatttaaaatgGCTTGTCAATGATAactgtctttattgtaggtttATAGATGCAACAATTAAAACCCATTGTACTTTGTGCCACCATTCTGGTTCAAAGCAATGAATTGCTCAGCTATTTGTGAGGAATAAATTAAATGGTTTGGTCAAAATGGGAAAGAGACTGTCAAATCGTGCATATCAAACCAACCACCAGTCAGTGTCTGCACATCAGACCTTGGTGCTCTAACCCCTTTGCTCTCTGCTTTCCCCCCTAAATGGTTAGTATTGAAACGAAAACTTTTACTGTAATCGTGAattcaaaacacaaaatacctTACTCACCTATGATCATAGACACAAGAGGATATGAATACTAACCCAACAATGACAAAATGgatattatttctgaaaaagaatatgtttaaaagaaagagaacactTCTATAAGAACATAATGCAACTACACACGTCAGCTGTGGGTTCATTGTTGTCTTTCCATGAAGCATCGGAGCCTTTCAGTCTGCAAAACAGAATATAGCTAGGTCACTGGCAGCCTCTACACATGAACGTGTATTTAAGTTCGTGCTCCACACTTTCACATTTCTACTATCATATGTGACAGTTGGAGTCAACAAATACCATCGATATACAAAAAAATAGCAATCAGTGAGAAGATTAGTGCTGCTGCCAAGATATTACAATACTGACCAACAGGCAATTAATGTGCATGCCAACTCAGTCAATTGAAGACTGATTATCAAGGATGACAGTGGAGACAAAAGTCATAGATAAAGGAAcaaaaaactgattttcatGCACACCTGCTCTGAATTACATTTCCATCCTGGCCTTTAAAATGCTAAATATGGGCATATGTCAAAGCATAGTTGTGACATTACCCAAACATACCTTTTCAGCTGCTCTACAAAGATGTAATGTGTAATTTCAGGCATTTCAGGAGCAAAATAGACTGGCATACCCATCTGTATGCCTTTTTTCTTAATGTCATCAGGTGAGTTGAAACGAATTGAGTAGTATGGTCTGACAACAGGTCCAAAAACCTCAAACACCtgtataaatgtgaaaaaaaataatcatgtgtACCTCTACAGGGTGCGGGTGCTTaaattgttttactattttatgCTTCATGGAAGTAACCATCAACATTTCAGACACTTTTGCGTATTTCAAGTTGTTCTAAGTTTTAATTTAACTTAGAAACAGTATATACATAGTATCTTCATCAAAATGTGCCGTTACAGTATGCTTCAAGATAAATACAAAGTTTACTCTTTCAAAGAATACATCTgagcaaaatatgaaaaataagcaaatagATTTTGCCTTACCTGACCAATCGGAGTTCGATTCTCCCCAAAAAATACTGTGTCATCCTGAACAGATGAGATTCCTGGTCGACTGTGAATCACAACTGTAAAGCCAagtaataatttcaaaattatttgatgTACAAAAACttccctcccccaaaaaaaaactttcaacttTGTACTGTAAGGAATGACATAAGAAATACCACATCAAATGTTGATGACCAAAAGCAAAGacctaaaaaacaaaagtctCTCACTGGAAAACCACGCTGTAAATGTATTCTGGTTTGCtttagtgtttgtgtaaaaCTAAACCTGCCAAAATTATTGCCTatttgtaatttactttgtgtatgagtagtgtatgctgtagaagtgagcatgtctaTTATTCTGTTATATGTAAATGTGGGTGCATAAATCCCTAAATAGATAAGACAGACACAACTGATGTAACCCTTTATCATGCTTTTCCTGTTAATATGTATattacctatatatatatatgtgttatcacatacaatagatggcAAGAACTTCATGATATAATTCAGATATAACAGACCTACCTTGCACACCCACTACCCCAGATACTATCCCTACTTCTTCCATCTGGGTGTTGGCATCAACATCAATGGTCAGCTCCTCAATAGGTGGCAGTTCCTGTGAGCAAAACAAATCTTATAGCTGATGCCATGATGGGCATTTTACATTCATTCCAACAGCAACCCAAAAGTAGTCGTGTCCTGACAGAATTATTATCAATCCATTCACTCAAATTTTCATCCCTGCACAATCTCCAAATCTAGGGTGCCAGCACTTGGATGATCCCCACACAGGAGACTGACAGTCAGCTCTCCCATATGACACTTCAAAGGCATCACCCAACAACATGGCGCAGCCTACTTGAACTACCTCAGACCTGCGTTTGAGATAGTAAGCAAACGAGTGTTTTGCAacctgaaattttgttttgacatgaTTCGGGAAGACAGTCTTGGTCATTTAAGCCCAATTTACTGTCTGGCTTGCTTTTTTCCTGTAAATAGTTTGAAGAGATTTGTACTAAAGAATATTCAGTCATAAACTATTAACTGTCAATGCATAAAACTTTAGAAGATTTCAGATTTTCTGCACAAAGTTCTTCTCCGATGTCATTAATCCAGCTTAATAAGCATAATCAATAATCTATACAACTTTTCCCAAAAggtatagtttaaaataaaactgagttCAATTATAAATAGTTCACTGTGCACGTATAAAAGATTTCAACAGATTTTATGAGTAATATCATTTTGCTGCACAAACTACTTTTCAAATATTGATAACCCTGCTGTATAATCAAAATCAATAATCTAAATTTGTTCCAAACTGtacagttacaaaaataatttagcgTCAAAACCCACTTCATCCTCACTTCTTTTGGGAAGTGGAAAGCCAAGTAGTTAAAGCACTGATGTGTGAGCATGAAGACATACTGGTTCAATACatatgtgaaaaaataaacttgccCCAGTCAACCCACTggtcaggaatgggtacctggcTCTACAGACCAGCGGTTCTTAAAATGTGGTCTTATCATCTTTTCAttgcattaacatttaattaataaagaactttGAAAAGTATGggattttatgtaaacttactattatactactgtcacaaaagtacattaagttttaaaatgtaatgaaacaaatgtggccatttaaatttgaaattcacggtacagAATGATTATAGGTCTTGGTGGTCTGCTGTATCTTTTACTCTAATTAAGTGCATGGTCTgtggtccgaaatactttgagaaccactgctataGAGGGTTGGTGAAAGGAAAAGCAGCGAGAGGGAGACAGCCTTCgcaaccccaaaaaacaaaaaaacaaaaaaactggtCTGGGTTAGCCTCTTACGTTTCACCTTCTAGAGATCCAATAAGGTTAGGATGTGACCTTTTGACCTCACTACAACTTGCTACATGTGAGTATAAGGTGACAGCAAACCTTACCTCAGGAAAGAGTTCTCCTGTAGTGCGAATAtcttcaaaatcaaaacaatttttcttgaggttcttgtcatcctcctCATCACTGGCCTCCTCCTTAACTCTGTAAATGCAAGATGACAACAGTTCACGTTATTCCCTCCAGAATTATATAGGAGCACAGTGTGTCCATGTAGTGTATAGGTGCGACATACCAAATATGTATCAGTATGACACATAACTAGACTcacatatttttatgctttaaaatgtaaatctgtTGTCAGCTGAATGTGGTGCATGTATTACAAAGTGGcactcattatttttttagctttctcTGGCAACTGAATGGTACCTGCAGGAACTAATGCAGAACCTCTCAGTGTTAATCCAAATGCCCAGTACATAGCCCCATTCATTGCCAGTCTCATGATGTGCCCTCGTTTGTTGCCAATCAAAATGCTGTGTACATAcccctttttctttgttgccaaACCTCTTTGGTCCTCATCAGACAGAGAAGAAGTGTCTGTATCACTGTCAGGGGAGTGGGTTTCCTCGTCCTCAGAGTTACTGTCCTGGGTTATTCTGTATTCCTCCTTGGTGATGGTTATTTCTTGGGAATACTGTTGTATCTTCTGTAAAATGCTCTTGCGTATCCTGGTGATGCTGAATGTTTCCATCTCTTTTCCAGATCTGAGGTCAGAAACAGAATATCTGATTTAAGATTCAGTTCAGGCGGATTAGACTGAAGTAGGCTTCATATAAGAATTTATACAGTATCAATGAACACTAAACTATGTTACATTCGACAAATAAgagctcacacacatacatgtgcacacatatgcaAATAAATGTCGGTGACATAACAGAAGCAGAGATTTAATACACAGGCCTCACTAACGCTGCTTACCAgttaaatgttcacattttataTCCCCGTTGAACAGCAATCAATTTTATACTGACCTCGGcttggctgcacaataacttcatttaaaataagttaaaaactTACTTGGAGGTGAGTATAACTGACGACAACCACTCTGCCTTCTCGAAAATTTCCTGCTGCTGCTCCGCAACAGTTCCCCCCGGCAATGGACTGAAGTGACGATTCTCAACGGTAGAGATGACTTGTCTGCTGTTTCTCGAAGACGACCAGAACTGGACCGGTGGCACGGTGGGGTCTTCCAGCTGCTGCCTCGCACTTCTTACTGCCGGAATACACTTTTGCTCCTTCTCTTGTCGTTTGGCAGAATCAGCCTCTTGTTTGCACCACACTcctctctcttttatctctaCACAACCAGACCGCAAATGGCAGCCGGTAGTGACACCTTCTAAACGGAAGGAGCTTCCCTTtctcagacctgctgcctgtGACAAAATCACTCAGAGAAGACGTCTCTGATAGAACACGAGGGAAAGCCTCGACTACAGTTCTGTCCTAGCACGTGGCCCCTCTGAACTACATCAACCTGTCCTAACCCTATTACATCCCACCGCGC encodes the following:
- the LOC112555952 gene encoding H/ACA ribonucleoprotein complex non-core subunit NAF1-like, with the protein product MTLLSAFEVDPCHVPEIRLDLTASRKGDTSDLIFLQRFQAAGLRKGSSFRLEGVTTGCHLRSGCVEIKERGVWCKQEADSAKRQEKEQKCIPAVRSARQQLEDPTVPPVQFWSSSRNSRQVISTVENRHFSPLPGGTVAEQQQEIFEKAEWLSSVILTSKSGKEMETFSITRIRKSILQKIQQYSQEITITKEEYRITQDSNSEDEETHSPDSDTDTSSLSDEDQRGLATKKKGVKEEASDEEDDKNLKKNCFDFEDIRTTGELFPEELPPIEELTIDVDANTQMEEVGIVSGVVGVQVVIHSRPGISSVQDDTVFFGENRTPIGQVFEVFGPVVRPYYSIRFNSPDDIKKKGIQMGMPVYFAPEMPEITHYIFVEQLKRLKGSDASWKDNNEPTADMIEYSDDEEERRAKAKRRGRCEAEAKEAQDSPESSRTSAPTGEKKLRNQRKKNHRDISQTSSGGPSAPSGQWLPSDRFSKRFSCNSPRMSLRHDGLPDTTNNNQGHWRRAFEQGMLSGPVFSAPPCSTSCSEADTFVAHSLTSPVTTDHSRL